One window of the Melanotaenia boesemani isolate fMelBoe1 chromosome 14, fMelBoe1.pri, whole genome shotgun sequence genome contains the following:
- the tmco1 gene encoding calcium load-activated calcium channel, translated as MSTMFADTILIVFISVCTALLAEGITWVLVYRTEKYKRLKAEVEKQSKKLEKKKETITESAGRQQKKKIERQEEKLKNNNRDLSMVRMKSMFAIGFCFTALMGMFNSIFDGRVVAKLPFVPLSYIQGLSHRNLLGEDYTDCSFIFLYILCTMSIRQNIQKMLGLAPSRAATKQAGGFLGPPPQTAKFS; from the exons ATGAGCACCATGTTCGCGGACACCATTCTGATCGTCTTCATCTCGGTCTGTACGGCGCTGTTAGCGGAAG GCATCACCTGGGTTTTAGTTTACCGGACTGAGAAGTACAAGAGGCTGAAGGCTGAGGTGgaaaaacagagtaaaaaac ttgagaagaaaaaagaaaccatcacTGAATCAGCTGGACgccagcagaagaagaagattg AGAGACAGGAAGAGAAGCTGAAGAACAACAACAGAGACCTCTCCATG GTGCGAATGAAGTCCATGTTTGCTATCGGCTTCTGCTTCACAGCTCTGATGGGCATGTTCAACTCCAT ATTTGATGGCAGAGTTGTGGCGAAGCTGCCGTTCGTGCCGCTGTCCTACATTCAGGGACTGTCCCATCGCAACCTGCTGGGGGAGGACTACACCGACTgctccttcatcttcctctacATCCTCTGCACCATGTCTATCCGACAG AACATCCAGAAGATGCTTGGCTTGGCGCCCTCCAGAGCTGCAACCAAACAGGCTGGAGGCTTCCTGGGACCTCCTCCTCAGACGGCCAAGTTTTCCTGA